TTCCCGGAGGATTCGGGGCCGCTGGCGCACCCGATCCGGCCCGACAGTTTCCGCGAGATCAGCAACTTCTACACCGCCACGGTCTACAACAAGGGCGCCGAAGTACTGCGCATGATGCGCACGATGGCGGGCCCCAGGGCATTCCGGCAAGGGACCGACCTCTATTTCGACCGGCATGATGGCGAGGCGGCGACCTGCGAAGATTTCGTGTGCTCGATGGAAGACGGCGCGGGACTCGACCTCAAGCAGTTCCGCCTGTGGTATTCGCAGGCCGGCACGCCGAAAGTCGAAGTCTCGCTGGCCCACGAAGGCGAAACCGCCACGCTGCGCCTCAAGCAGACCGTCCCGCCGACACCCGACCAGCCCGCCAAGCAGCCGATGCCGATCCCGCTGTGGATTGCGCTGTTCGACCGCGACACCGGAAAGCACGGCGGCGAGCAGCTGGTGATCCTCTCGGATGCGGAGAAGACCATCGCGTTCGACGGCTTTGCCAAGCCGCCGGTCCTGTCGATCAATCGCGGTTTCTCCGCGCCGGTCTCGATCGAGCGCGAGGTTTCGACCGACGACCTCGTGTTCCTCGCTGCGAACGACGACGATCCGTTCGCCCGCTACGAGGCGATGCAGGACCTCGTCGTGGGCCACCTCGTTGCGCTGTGCAGCGGGTCGCTCGACGATACGGCGCGCGATGCGGGCCGCAATGCGATCGCCGGTGCGCTGAAGGCAGTGATCGCCGATGAAACCCTCGACGATTCGATGCGCGGCGAACTGATGATGCTGCCAAGCCAGACTTACCTCGCCGAGCAGTTCCTCGTCGCCGATCCGGGGAGGATCCACGCCGAACGCGAAGCCCTCAAGGCGGCGCTAGGCCAAGCGCTCGAAGGCGACCTCGTTGCATTGCATGGGCGCGCAAGCGCCCAACCTGCAACGCTCGACCACGCGGGCAAAGGCGCGCGCAAGGTGCAGACGCAGGCGCTGGTGTTCCTCGCTGCCGGCAATCCAGAACGTGCGGCGAAGATCGCCGCCGCGCAATACGATGCGGCTGAAACGATGACCTCGCGGCAGGGAGCGCTGATGGTCCTCGCCGGACTATCGAGCGCCGAACGGACCGGACGGCTGATCGATTTCTACAACCGCTATCGCGACAATGCGCTTGTGATCGACAAGTGGTTCGCGATCCAGGCCAGTTCGCTCCACCCCGATGCGATCGAGCACGTCAAGGCGCTCGCCGAACATCCCGACTTCAACTTGCGCAATCCGAATCGCGCGCGCAGCCTTTACATGGCGTTCGCGGGCAATCCGCATGCGTTCCATGCAGCGGACGGCGAGGGCTATCGGCTGGTAGCCGACCTGATCCTCGCGCTCGATCCGATCAACCCGCAGACCGCAGCGCGATTCGTGCCTCCGCTCGGTCGCTGGCGGCGGATCGAGCCGAAGCGGGCGGCGCTGATGCGCGCCGAGCTCGAGCGAATCGCCGCGACCGATGGCCTTTCGCGCGACACTTTCGAGCAGGTCACCCGTTCGCTGGGCTGAGGGCGTCTTGGTCGAAGCACTCACCAGCCCTGACCTGGAAGGTGTCCCGCACGGCTTCATGACCCGGCGCGGGGGCGTTTCGACCGGCGTCATTGCCGGGCTCAATTGCGGCTTCGGGGCGGATGACGATCCAGCCGCACTGGCGGAGAACCGCCGCCGCGCGGCAAACGCAGTGTTGCCGGGGGCGACTTTGGTCGGACTGCACCAGGTTCATTCCGCCGAAGTCGTCACGCTCGATAATTCTTGGGGCGACGATTCGCGTCCGCACGCCGATGGATTTGTCACGCGTCGGCACGGGGTGCTGCTGAGTATCCTTACCGCCGATTGCGCTCCGGTTCTGTTCGCTGACATGACGGCTGGCGTGATCGGTGCCGCGCATGCGGGATGGCGCGGCGCGCACAGCGGCGTG
Above is a window of Tsuneonella mangrovi DNA encoding:
- the pepN gene encoding aminopeptidase N, which codes for MDIARTPSNPDGNPEMADAPAVPPLIRRLDYKPYPWLVPATRLEFDLGIDDTRVTTTLSVARNPDAEPSDTIRLNGDGLTAESITVDGQAVNDWSMDGGDLVLPLTDDAHEITIVTHVNPAANSQLMGLYASNGMLCTQCEAEGFRRIAFFPDRPDVLSTYTVRMECAKAQFPVLLANGNNVATGEGEAGRHWAEWHDPWPKPSYLFALVAGDLVARKDSFTTMNGRKVELGIWVRSEDLPRTEHAMESLKKSMKWDEETFGREYDLDVFNIVAVSDFNMGAMENKGLNVFNTKYVLADPDTATDGDYDGIEGVIAHEYFHNWSGNRVTCRDWFQLSLKEGFTVLRDQLFSQDMQGEAVKRIEDVRVLRSVQFPEDSGPLAHPIRPDSFREISNFYTATVYNKGAEVLRMMRTMAGPRAFRQGTDLYFDRHDGEAATCEDFVCSMEDGAGLDLKQFRLWYSQAGTPKVEVSLAHEGETATLRLKQTVPPTPDQPAKQPMPIPLWIALFDRDTGKHGGEQLVILSDAEKTIAFDGFAKPPVLSINRGFSAPVSIEREVSTDDLVFLAANDDDPFARYEAMQDLVVGHLVALCSGSLDDTARDAGRNAIAGALKAVIADETLDDSMRGELMMLPSQTYLAEQFLVADPGRIHAEREALKAALGQALEGDLVALHGRASAQPATLDHAGKGARKVQTQALVFLAAGNPERAAKIAAAQYDAAETMTSRQGALMVLAGLSSAERTGRLIDFYNRYRDNALVIDKWFAIQASSLHPDAIEHVKALAEHPDFNLRNPNRARSLYMAFAGNPHAFHAADGEGYRLVADLILALDPINPQTAARFVPPLGRWRRIEPKRAALMRAELERIAATDGLSRDTFEQVTRSLG